The Pelagibacterium halotolerans B2 genome has a segment encoding these proteins:
- the cobT gene encoding nicotinate-nucleotide--dimethylbenzimidazole phosphoribosyltransferase: protein MSAQAFTDFHDLLMLGPDGDEAAVAAVRARDAQLTKPAGSLGEMEFLVEHMARWQGKAEPTFEDPMVAIFAANHGVTDQGVSAFPREVTKQMVNNFTKGGAAISQICALHEINLRVFELALDVPTGDITVLPAMDERTCAATIAYGMEAIAGDVDFLCIGEMGIGNTTVAAAIYAALYGGTGADWVGRGTGVDDAGLVRKADAVDRALTRHAGRLKTPFEILANLGGREIAAMVGAIIATRHQKVPMIVDGFVATAAAAIAHAVNPASIDHCLFGHVSAEGGHARALEKIDAKPLLDLGMRLGEGSGAALAAVLCKTALHVHKNMATFAEAAVDEKLN from the coding sequence ATGTCTGCCCAAGCCTTCACCGATTTCCACGATCTCCTGATGCTCGGCCCCGATGGCGACGAGGCGGCGGTTGCGGCGGTACGGGCCCGAGACGCACAATTGACCAAACCCGCCGGATCGCTCGGCGAGATGGAATTTCTGGTCGAACATATGGCCCGCTGGCAGGGCAAGGCCGAGCCGACATTCGAAGACCCCATGGTCGCGATTTTTGCCGCCAATCATGGGGTGACCGATCAGGGCGTTTCGGCTTTTCCGCGCGAAGTAACCAAGCAGATGGTCAACAATTTCACCAAGGGCGGGGCCGCGATTTCGCAGATATGCGCGCTCCATGAAATCAATTTGCGGGTGTTCGAATTGGCGCTCGACGTGCCCACCGGAGACATTACAGTCCTCCCCGCCATGGACGAGCGCACCTGCGCCGCCACCATAGCCTATGGTATGGAAGCCATCGCGGGCGATGTCGATTTCCTGTGCATCGGCGAGATGGGGATCGGCAACACCACGGTCGCCGCTGCGATCTACGCGGCTCTTTATGGGGGCACAGGCGCCGATTGGGTGGGGCGCGGCACCGGCGTCGACGACGCGGGGCTCGTCCGCAAGGCCGATGCTGTGGACAGGGCACTGACCCGCCACGCGGGTCGCCTCAAGACGCCATTTGAAATTCTCGCCAATCTTGGCGGACGCGAAATCGCGGCCATGGTCGGCGCCATAATTGCCACGCGCCACCAGAAAGTGCCCATGATTGTCGACGGCTTCGTTGCAACGGCCGCTGCCGCCATCGCACACGCTGTCAATCCTGCCTCGATCGATCACTGCCTGTTCGGACACGTTTCGGCCGAGGGCGGGCATGCGCGCGCGCTGGAAAAAATCGACGCAAAGCCGCTGCTCGATCTCGGTATGCGGCTAGGTGAGGGGAGCGGTGCAGCCCTGGCCGCCGTTCTGTGCAAGACGGCCCTCCACGTGCACAAGAACATGGCGACTTTCGCCGAAGCTGCCGTCGATGAAAAGCTGAACTGA
- a CDS encoding glutathione S-transferase family protein yields the protein MYALYIANKNYSSWSLRPWVLLKALGIDFDERFVPFLQGSSYEEFRKFSPTGLVPCLVDGDLTVWDSLAITEYVAEDHSQVWPTDRAARAWARSASAEMHSGFSALRNICGMNVGVRVRMHEISPTLQANLDRIDELWSEGLSRFGGPFLAGEVFTAVDAFFCPVAFRLQTYGLKLSDSALAYAERLRSLPAMREWYEAGLAESIRDEPHDAEIALAGTLMEDLRAV from the coding sequence ATGTACGCGCTCTACATTGCCAACAAGAACTATTCCTCCTGGTCGCTGCGGCCCTGGGTGTTGCTCAAGGCCCTTGGTATCGATTTCGATGAGCGCTTCGTGCCCTTTCTCCAGGGGTCCAGCTATGAGGAGTTCCGCAAGTTCTCTCCCACCGGCCTCGTGCCATGTCTCGTTGATGGCGATCTGACGGTCTGGGATTCTCTGGCGATCACTGAATATGTCGCCGAGGACCATTCGCAAGTCTGGCCGACAGATCGGGCGGCGCGCGCCTGGGCGCGCTCGGCGTCAGCCGAGATGCATTCGGGATTTTCCGCTTTGCGCAACATATGCGGCATGAATGTCGGTGTGCGTGTGCGCATGCATGAAATCAGCCCCACATTGCAAGCCAATCTCGACAGGATAGACGAACTGTGGAGCGAGGGCCTTTCGCGTTTTGGCGGGCCATTTCTCGCAGGCGAGGTGTTTACAGCGGTCGACGCGTTCTTCTGCCCGGTCGCCTTCCGCCTTCAGACCTATGGCCTCAAGCTCAGCGATAGTGCGCTCGCTTATGCCGAACGGCTCAGGAGCCTGCCGGCCATGAGGGAATGGTACGAAGCGGGGCTCGCCGAGAGCATCCGCGACGAACCGCACGATGCCGAAATTGCTTTGGCCGGCACGCTCATGGAGGACTTGCGGGCCGTCTAG
- a CDS encoding efflux RND transporter permease subunit: protein MSSFPVVVSLQETDPLLKAGMAVETSLQGETGEFAFSLGAVVAMMLAGSWLAAHYFLPFLAAALLRKKNTSGDEGRIVRVYGDLVRRFLPLGIPVVLASYGLVVVGGMAFGLLKSEMFPLSERAEFLIYLDMPKGTAITATRDEALAVDRWLRDDALNPEVLNTTTFVGHGGPRFYLALSPANTDPSSAFILVNTTSYQGAVEAADRARAHLFENHPAARARVTRLSMGGGESGIVEVQIRGPDADVMLAAAKKVEAAYADIPGIVLNENDWGNKVIKVVIDVAQDQARELGVTSREISDVLNTYFSGTTYSTFRDGPDSIPIVLRAEPGFRDSLEDIANLSIPVDTGLIALDQVATFRPQLELSQLRRENQVRQIVISGKSAILSAREIEQAIRPTLDGLDLGPDYQIEIGGETADSAETNAKLAAGMPLALIVMIAALVFQFNSARRVVLTFMTIPLIVIGAPLTLFLTGQPLSFFAILGLISLMGIIINNAIVLIDQIDIERQTLDRDEAIVVAAKKRLRPVMLTSLTTILGLLPMALFDGALFEPMATLMIGGLLFASPLTLLFVPCGYRLMFAQTKSLAQPEMSRS from the coding sequence GTGTCGAGCTTTCCGGTCGTCGTCTCGCTCCAGGAAACCGATCCGCTCTTGAAGGCCGGCATGGCCGTGGAGACTTCGCTCCAGGGCGAAACCGGCGAGTTCGCCTTCTCGCTCGGCGCGGTGGTGGCCATGATGCTCGCCGGATCGTGGCTCGCAGCGCATTACTTTCTGCCGTTTCTGGCCGCCGCTCTGTTGAGGAAAAAGAACACCTCAGGCGATGAGGGGCGCATCGTCAGGGTTTATGGCGATCTCGTGCGGAGGTTCCTGCCGCTCGGGATTCCGGTTGTCCTGGCCAGCTACGGGCTTGTCGTTGTCGGGGGAATGGCATTTGGACTGCTCAAGTCCGAAATGTTCCCGTTAAGCGAACGCGCGGAATTCCTGATCTATCTCGATATGCCCAAGGGCACCGCGATTACAGCGACGCGGGACGAAGCCCTCGCTGTCGACAGATGGCTCAGGGACGATGCCCTCAATCCTGAAGTCCTGAATACAACGACGTTCGTCGGTCATGGCGGTCCGCGCTTTTATCTGGCGCTCTCGCCGGCGAATACCGATCCGTCGAGCGCCTTCATCCTCGTCAATACAACGTCCTACCAGGGTGCGGTCGAAGCGGCGGACCGTGCGCGTGCTCATCTTTTCGAGAACCATCCCGCGGCGCGAGCCCGGGTGACGCGATTGTCGATGGGTGGCGGCGAATCCGGCATTGTGGAGGTTCAGATCAGAGGACCCGATGCCGACGTCATGCTCGCTGCCGCGAAAAAGGTCGAGGCCGCTTATGCCGATATTCCCGGCATCGTTCTCAACGAGAACGACTGGGGCAACAAAGTCATCAAGGTGGTGATCGACGTCGCTCAGGACCAAGCCCGGGAACTCGGGGTTACCTCGCGCGAGATATCCGATGTTCTCAACACGTATTTCAGCGGCACAACCTATTCAACCTTCCGGGACGGGCCGGACTCGATTCCCATCGTTCTGCGCGCCGAACCGGGCTTTCGCGACAGTCTCGAGGACATTGCGAATCTTTCGATCCCGGTGGACACGGGCCTCATTGCGCTCGACCAGGTCGCGACCTTCCGACCTCAGCTCGAATTGTCGCAACTCCGACGCGAGAACCAGGTTCGGCAGATCGTCATTTCGGGCAAGAGTGCCATTCTGTCCGCGCGCGAGATCGAACAAGCGATCCGGCCGACGCTCGACGGCCTCGACCTGGGGCCGGACTATCAGATCGAGATCGGCGGGGAGACCGCGGATTCCGCCGAAACGAACGCCAAACTCGCGGCGGGAATGCCCCTTGCGTTGATCGTGATGATCGCAGCGCTCGTCTTTCAGTTTAATTCCGCGCGCCGGGTCGTGCTTACGTTCATGACCATCCCGCTCATCGTCATCGGCGCGCCGTTGACGCTCTTTCTGACCGGCCAGCCGCTCTCCTTCTTTGCGATCCTCGGCCTGATCTCGCTGATGGGCATCATCATCAACAATGCCATCGTTTTGATCGACCAGATCGACATCGAGCGACAGACGCTCGACCGGGATGAAGCGATAGTGGTGGCAGCAAAAAAGCGTTTGCGACCGGTTATGCTCACATCCTTGACGACGATCCTTGGATTGTTGCCGATGGCCCTTTTCGACGGGGCGCTCTTCGAGCCCATGGCGACACTGATGATCGGAGGGCTCTTGTTCGCCTCCCCTCTTACGTTGCTCTTCGTACCGTGCGGATATCGGCTTATGTTCGCGCAGACAAAGAGCTTGGCTCAGCCGGAAATGTCCCGATCATGA
- a CDS encoding class I SAM-dependent methyltransferase, whose product MAATSRFWDRTADKYARLPITHEDDYQTKLKVTQGYLRPDMELLEFGCGTGGTAIKHAPFVAHIRAIDFSERMLEKARQRAHDTGVDNITFERADITTLPPPDRPYDMVLGMSILHLLSDPDAVIAKVYRMLAPGGYFVSSTACLGDKMAYFKVLAPIGRAVGLLPILKIMSTDEVIARIKRPGFEIVHRWKPGEDRALFVVARKGD is encoded by the coding sequence ATGGCTGCAACCAGCAGGTTCTGGGACAGGACCGCGGACAAATATGCGCGTTTGCCGATCACCCATGAGGACGACTACCAGACCAAGCTCAAGGTGACGCAGGGCTATCTGCGCCCCGACATGGAACTGCTCGAATTCGGCTGCGGCACCGGGGGCACGGCCATAAAGCACGCGCCGTTCGTCGCCCACATCCGGGCGATCGACTTTTCCGAGCGTATGCTCGAGAAAGCGCGCCAGCGGGCTCACGACACCGGCGTGGACAATATCACGTTCGAGCGCGCCGACATTACCACCCTGCCCCCTCCTGACCGGCCCTATGACATGGTGCTGGGCATGAGTATCCTGCATCTGCTCAGCGATCCCGATGCGGTAATCGCCAAAGTCTATCGTATGCTGGCCCCGGGGGGATATTTCGTCTCAAGCACCGCTTGCCTGGGTGATAAGATGGCCTATTTCAAGGTGTTGGCCCCAATCGGACGAGCGGTTGGACTGCTGCCGATTCTCAAAATCATGAGCACCGACGAGGTGATCGCCAGGATCAAGCGGCCCGGTTTCGAGATCGTTCATCGCTGGAAGCCCGGCGAGGATCGTGCGCTTTTCGTGGTGGCACGCAAGGGGGACTGA
- a CDS encoding LysR family transcriptional regulator, protein MSMNAHGFDWNQMRAFLATIEAGSLSAAARALGLTQPTLSRQIAALEDDLGLLLFERVGRRLTLTEAGRRLAEQVRAMGAAADRIAITASSQSQALEGRVRITAVDILVAHVLPPVLETLYAIAPGIEIEIIASNSIDDLMRREADIAIRHVQPDHEDLIARRCRDTEVALYAASSFLEKFGRPIQPSDLAEAPFIGFAPDDSVDQELNRRGIPVTRGNFRWLCVSSLVGLELIRRGLGIGLTFADAADQFPDLERVLPDMEPLRAPVWLTVHRELRTSPRMRIVFDALAESFGSSPDPSRAAPGNPD, encoded by the coding sequence ATGAGCATGAACGCACACGGCTTCGACTGGAACCAGATGCGTGCCTTCCTCGCGACCATCGAGGCCGGCTCGCTTTCGGCCGCGGCCAGGGCGTTGGGGCTGACCCAGCCCACGCTGAGCCGGCAGATCGCCGCGCTCGAAGATGACCTGGGATTGTTGCTGTTCGAGCGGGTGGGGCGACGGCTGACGCTGACGGAAGCCGGTCGGCGACTGGCCGAGCAGGTGCGGGCGATGGGAGCAGCGGCCGATCGGATTGCCATAACGGCGTCTTCTCAGTCGCAGGCGCTCGAGGGGCGTGTGCGGATCACGGCTGTCGACATTCTGGTGGCCCATGTCCTTCCACCTGTCCTCGAAACACTCTATGCGATTGCGCCGGGCATTGAGATAGAAATCATCGCCTCCAATTCAATCGACGATCTGATGCGCCGCGAGGCCGATATTGCCATTCGCCACGTTCAGCCCGACCATGAGGATCTCATCGCCCGCCGGTGCCGGGATACCGAAGTTGCGCTCTATGCGGCCAGCTCATTCCTGGAAAAGTTCGGCCGCCCGATCCAGCCCAGCGATCTCGCCGAGGCGCCATTTATCGGCTTTGCACCCGACGATTCCGTCGACCAGGAGCTTAACAGGCGCGGCATACCCGTTACGCGCGGAAATTTCCGCTGGCTCTGTGTCAGCTCGCTCGTGGGGCTTGAGCTGATCCGGCGCGGATTAGGGATCGGGCTGACATTTGCCGACGCGGCCGACCAGTTCCCCGATCTTGAGCGCGTCCTGCCCGATATGGAGCCATTACGGGCACCGGTCTGGCTCACCGTGCATCGCGAATTGCGCACCAGTCCACGCATGCGTATTGTCTTTGATGCGCTGGCAGAATCCTTCGGCTCGAGCCCCGATCCTAGTCGTGCAGCTCCAGGGAATCCTGACTGA
- the dusA gene encoding tRNA dihydrouridine(20/20a) synthase DusA, translated as MIEKNRKFSIAPMVDWTDRHCRYLHRQLTSRALLFTEMVTSAALVHGDAERLLGYNDSEHPVAVQLGGSDPVELARAVEICDRFGYDEINLNVGCPSDRVQSGQFGACLMGVPGLVAQCLVGMAEATDTPITVKCRIGIDDQDIEADLDRFVDAVLPTGIEALYVHARKAWLKGLSPKENRDIPPLNYDRVYRLKQRLGDFPVMINGGIKSLDECENHLRHTDGVMLGRAAYHDPMILGVTDEKIFGEKRSPVTLDDIEAAMTAYAEIELGKGTRLNQITRHMLGLANGLPGARRFRQILSVEACKPGAGPEVITTAFAQVDQSVDGTRVA; from the coding sequence ATGATTGAAAAAAATAGAAAATTTTCCATTGCGCCCATGGTGGACTGGACGGACCGTCACTGCCGGTATCTTCACCGGCAGTTGACGTCGCGCGCGTTGTTGTTCACCGAGATGGTGACCAGCGCGGCGCTGGTGCATGGGGATGCCGAACGGTTGCTGGGGTATAATGACAGCGAGCATCCGGTGGCGGTGCAGCTTGGCGGATCGGATCCGGTGGAGCTGGCGAGGGCCGTCGAAATCTGCGATCGCTTCGGATACGATGAAATCAACCTCAATGTCGGCTGTCCGTCCGACCGGGTTCAATCCGGGCAATTCGGCGCGTGTCTAATGGGCGTGCCGGGGTTGGTGGCCCAGTGTCTAGTCGGCATGGCGGAGGCGACCGACACCCCCATTACAGTCAAATGTCGCATCGGGATCGACGATCAGGACATCGAGGCCGATCTCGACCGCTTTGTCGATGCCGTGCTTCCCACGGGCATAGAGGCGCTTTACGTCCATGCCCGCAAAGCGTGGCTCAAGGGGCTTTCTCCCAAGGAAAACAGGGACATACCGCCTCTCAATTACGATCGGGTGTATCGCCTGAAACAGCGGCTCGGCGACTTTCCGGTGATGATAAACGGTGGCATCAAATCGCTCGACGAGTGCGAAAACCACCTTCGGCATACCGATGGCGTGATGCTCGGCCGCGCCGCATATCATGATCCAATGATTTTGGGCGTCACCGACGAAAAAATATTCGGCGAGAAGCGTTCGCCGGTCACGCTTGACGACATCGAGGCCGCCATGACTGCCTATGCCGAAATCGAGTTAGGCAAGGGCACGCGCCTCAACCAGATCACGCGCCACATGCTCGGTCTGGCCAACGGATTGCCCGGAGCGCGGCGGTTCCGGCAGATCCTGAGCGTCGAGGCTTGCAAGCCCGGCGCCGGGCCCGAGGTGATTACTACGGCATTTGCCCAGGTCGACCAGTCGGTTGATGGCACCCGCGTGGCATAG
- a CDS encoding NAD(P)-binding domain-containing protein: MTTISKTSAQRLTALADRARAELNMLSFATKPWVMPKIEDGAKMLDVVIIGAGQSGLVVGHALKRHGVTNFVVLDRNRQGYEGVWETYARNHEIRSPKEIMGADLGLPSMTIESFYRAKHGDAAWDEIKRIPRTDWMDFLRWYRAIADLPIRNEVTVADIDYDANGVTITTKDGETLRTRLVILATGMDGGGGWQTPEIITRNLPHGRYNHACEVYDVSRFKDKSIGVLGAGAAAFDAAVAALDAGARHVDLFMRRPQLPMIDVAREIETAGQLNHGHELSDETKWGLSRFMSGLSQSPAEHHFYKACSFDNFAMHLGSPWWSVGIEGDMVAIKTPKSQFRFDHVVSATGVAVDMTRRPELGKIAKGAALWRDRFTPPADDPAPGRLNFPYLNHCYQFTEREPGTARGIERIFAFNALASLSMGGMSAVSISSHRFGVPRVVAGVTGFLFREQEQAIIPMLAAYNTPGIVLTDRTREKLGLAVDSALAKAG, translated from the coding sequence ATGACAACAATCTCAAAGACCTCCGCCCAGCGTCTTACCGCACTGGCCGATCGCGCGCGCGCGGAACTGAACATGCTCAGTTTTGCCACCAAGCCCTGGGTGATGCCTAAGATCGAAGATGGAGCAAAAATGCTCGATGTGGTGATCATCGGGGCCGGGCAGTCAGGTTTGGTGGTTGGTCACGCGCTCAAACGCCATGGTGTGACCAATTTTGTGGTGCTCGACCGCAATCGCCAAGGCTATGAGGGAGTGTGGGAAACCTACGCCCGCAATCATGAAATCCGCTCGCCCAAAGAGATCATGGGCGCCGATCTCGGCCTGCCCTCAATGACCATTGAGAGCTTTTACCGCGCCAAGCATGGCGATGCCGCCTGGGATGAAATCAAGCGAATTCCGCGCACCGACTGGATGGATTTCTTGCGCTGGTATCGCGCCATCGCCGATCTGCCGATCCGCAACGAGGTGACCGTCGCCGACATCGACTATGATGCAAATGGGGTGACGATCACTACCAAGGATGGTGAGACACTGCGGACGCGGCTGGTGATCCTTGCGACGGGCATGGACGGCGGCGGGGGTTGGCAGACCCCCGAAATCATCACCCGCAACCTGCCGCATGGTCGCTACAACCATGCGTGCGAAGTCTATGATGTGAGCCGGTTCAAAGACAAATCAATCGGCGTTCTGGGCGCGGGAGCGGCTGCGTTCGATGCAGCGGTGGCCGCGCTCGATGCGGGCGCAAGACACGTGGACCTGTTCATGCGCCGACCCCAATTACCCATGATCGATGTGGCTCGCGAAATCGAGACGGCCGGCCAGCTCAATCACGGTCATGAATTGTCCGATGAGACAAAATGGGGGCTCTCACGCTTTATGAGCGGGCTGAGCCAGTCCCCGGCCGAGCACCACTTTTATAAGGCCTGCAGCTTTGACAATTTCGCCATGCACCTGGGGTCGCCCTGGTGGTCGGTAGGGATTGAGGGTGACATGGTGGCGATCAAGACCCCCAAATCCCAATTTCGCTTTGATCATGTGGTGTCCGCGACCGGGGTTGCAGTGGATATGACGCGTCGGCCCGAATTGGGTAAAATCGCCAAAGGGGCAGCGCTCTGGCGCGACAGGTTTACCCCTCCTGCCGATGATCCAGCGCCTGGGCGGCTCAATTTTCCCTATCTCAATCATTGCTATCAGTTCACCGAGCGCGAGCCGGGCACCGCACGCGGAATCGAGCGCATCTTTGCCTTCAATGCGCTCGCCTCGCTTTCGATGGGTGGAATGTCTGCCGTCTCGATCTCAAGTCATCGTTTTGGGGTGCCCCGTGTTGTGGCCGGGGTGACTGGTTTCCTGTTCCGCGAACAGGAGCAGGCGATCATTCCAATGTTGGCCGCCTACAATACTCCCGGCATCGTTTTGACCGACCGCACCCGCGAAAAGCTGGGACTGGCGGTTGATTCAGCACTCGCCAAAGCAGGGTGA
- a CDS encoding retropepsin-like aspartic protease family protein, which yields MLFVAFAILIVVGLAVAISADAGAVFGLTQAQTASAIPLVVIGTLVASALVGRRHRLGEILSGFVIWIAIGGILVLGYTYRGDIERMGQRVFGALQPGAAIVDPQTGNVHVSRSFGGSFSVDTSVNGAKVPMIFDTGASAVVLSHTDAVTAGIDTDSLRYTIPVQTANGTGTAASIRIEQIEVGNIVRRNIRAFVVEDNALETSLLGMTFLETLSRYTVSQDSLELHD from the coding sequence ATGCTGTTTGTCGCTTTCGCCATTCTGATCGTGGTCGGCCTTGCGGTCGCCATCAGCGCCGATGCCGGTGCGGTTTTCGGACTGACGCAAGCCCAGACGGCGAGCGCCATTCCGCTCGTGGTGATCGGAACGCTTGTTGCCAGCGCACTGGTGGGACGCCGACACCGGCTCGGCGAAATCCTTTCAGGGTTTGTCATCTGGATCGCAATCGGCGGGATTCTGGTGCTCGGCTACACCTATCGCGGCGATATCGAGCGCATGGGCCAGCGGGTATTCGGCGCCTTGCAGCCCGGCGCCGCCATCGTCGACCCGCAGACCGGAAACGTCCATGTTTCCCGCTCGTTCGGCGGCAGTTTCAGCGTGGATACGAGCGTCAACGGGGCCAAAGTGCCCATGATCTTCGATACCGGCGCCAGCGCGGTCGTCCTCTCCCATACCGATGCGGTCACCGCCGGCATCGACACGGATAGCCTGCGCTATACCATTCCCGTTCAGACCGCCAACGGTACAGGTACGGCGGCATCCATTCGGATCGAGCAGATCGAAGTGGGCAATATCGTGCGCCGCAATATCCGGGCCTTCGTGGTCGAGGACAATGCGCTCGAGACCTCACTTCTGGGCATGACGTTTCTCGAAACCCTATCGCGCTATACGGTCAGTCAGGATTCCCTGGAGCTGCACGACTAG
- a CDS encoding LysR family transcriptional regulator, which produces MASSFVHVHLVALRYFGETVRTGSMRQAAEHLNVAASAVNRQILKLEDQLQCKLFDRRAEGVRLTAAGEVLYNYILRLERDLDRAISQIDDLRGLRRGHVKIACEDGLGRDYLPPLLSQFHKDHPGITYSVEIASALDILTQVADGAIDIGIAMAPPRNPDVSIIAQAAMPMGVVVAPDSPLAGRQSVRLRDLAGETVILAKDGTGGGASYYEQLGFAQPHTRFMQTNAPDFITNLVKAGLGVGIRSPIGIMGDIEDRKICFVPIGDTTLEAPTLSLYAKPHRALPMAAATLLERLKDALPEFRDRVHAAGRCPLVIDPQREVAPA; this is translated from the coding sequence ATGGCATCGAGCTTTGTGCATGTTCATCTGGTGGCGCTGCGCTATTTCGGCGAAACCGTCCGCACCGGCTCCATGCGCCAGGCGGCCGAGCACCTCAATGTCGCAGCCTCGGCCGTCAATCGCCAGATCCTCAAGCTTGAGGACCAGCTCCAGTGCAAGCTGTTTGACCGTCGCGCCGAAGGGGTTCGCCTCACGGCGGCTGGGGAAGTGCTCTACAACTACATTTTGCGGCTCGAGCGCGATCTTGACCGCGCCATTTCCCAAATTGACGATTTGCGCGGCTTGCGGCGCGGCCACGTCAAGATCGCCTGTGAGGACGGGCTGGGGCGCGACTACCTTCCACCCCTATTGAGCCAGTTTCACAAGGATCATCCCGGCATCACCTATAGCGTCGAGATCGCCTCGGCACTCGATATTTTGACACAGGTGGCCGACGGCGCGATCGATATCGGTATTGCCATGGCGCCCCCGCGCAACCCCGATGTCAGTATCATCGCCCAGGCTGCAATGCCCATGGGCGTGGTGGTTGCGCCAGACAGCCCGCTGGCAGGGCGGCAATCGGTACGTCTGCGCGATCTGGCGGGAGAAACCGTCATTCTGGCCAAAGACGGTACCGGCGGGGGGGCCAGCTATTACGAACAGCTGGGCTTTGCACAGCCCCATACCCGGTTCATGCAGACCAATGCTCCCGACTTCATCACCAATCTGGTCAAGGCCGGGCTCGGTGTGGGCATCCGTTCTCCCATCGGGATCATGGGTGATATCGAAGATCGAAAAATCTGCTTTGTCCCTATTGGTGACACCACGCTCGAAGCGCCTACCCTTTCGCTTTATGCCAAGCCCCACCGGGCTCTGCCGATGGCCGCTGCCACCTTGCTCGAGCGATTGAAGGATGCGTTGCCCGAATTTCGCGACCGGGTGCATGCGGCCGGCCGCTGTCCGCTGGTGATCGACCCTCAAAGAGAAGTCGCACCAGCCTAG
- a CDS encoding adenosylcobinamide-GDP ribazoletransferase, which produces MSDADNHSGTSRDGKSSPEGTGLVPDLVMALRFFSRLPSGRQPHAVPNLDRIARILPLASILIGLGPAGVLLLGIAGGIPPLFAAIAAAACSAIVTGAMSEDAAADAADGLFGGNTAERRLKILKDSRHGTYGVLTIVFLVGLKASALAALTVNGGLAAAMLWLAAGLVARSGGLYIAMALPPARTVGASATAGRLSRNAFGFGLVFALVIAVILAVPFVSPLGVMAALAIGAAVAFGWTRLCDRLVGGQTGDLIGALQALLEIALLATFMTIIAG; this is translated from the coding sequence TTGAGCGATGCCGATAACCACAGTGGGACTTCCAGAGACGGCAAGTCGTCACCCGAGGGCACTGGTCTGGTCCCTGATCTGGTCATGGCGCTCCGCTTTTTTTCGCGTCTGCCGAGCGGAAGGCAGCCACACGCCGTTCCCAATCTTGATCGCATTGCCCGCATCCTGCCACTCGCCAGTATCCTCATAGGGCTCGGTCCTGCCGGGGTGCTGCTGCTCGGTATTGCGGGCGGTATTCCGCCTCTGTTTGCAGCGATTGCCGCCGCCGCGTGTTCGGCCATCGTCACAGGTGCCATGAGCGAAGATGCGGCAGCCGACGCGGCCGACGGGTTGTTTGGCGGCAATACCGCCGAGCGTCGATTGAAAATCCTTAAGGACAGCCGCCACGGCACGTACGGCGTGCTGACCATCGTGTTCCTCGTCGGTCTCAAGGCCTCAGCACTTGCCGCACTGACGGTCAATGGCGGGCTGGCTGCGGCAATGCTGTGGCTGGCGGCCGGTCTGGTCGCGCGTTCCGGTGGGCTTTATATCGCCATGGCCCTGCCCCCGGCCCGCACCGTGGGCGCTTCGGCCACCGCTGGCCGGCTTTCGCGGAACGCTTTCGGGTTCGGGCTCGTTTTCGCTCTCGTCATTGCTGTCATTCTGGCGGTTCCGTTCGTATCTCCTCTGGGCGTTATGGCTGCTCTCGCAATCGGTGCGGCCGTTGCATTTGGGTGGACACGGCTTTGTGACCGGCTGGTGGGCGGCCAAACGGGCGATCTCATCGGCGCTTTGCAGGCGCTGCTTGAAATTGCCCTATTGGCAACCTTTATGACTATCATCGCCGGTTGA